The genomic stretch CTTTTATTGTGATGCAGGCAATCAATGTGGCAGGTGGATTAATAGATTTTCAAATGGGATTTGCTATTGCCAACGTCATAGATCCAGTAACAAGAGCACAGAGTCCTTTGACCGGACAATTCTTGTATACAATTGCTACTCTTTTCCTGCTTTCAATAAATGGACATTTGCTTTTAATCGATGGAATCTTCTATAGTTACCAGCTTATTCCACTGAATGAGATGGTGCCGTTTGGCAGTCAAGACATTGTAGACCTTGTGCTTCATACATTCGGCCAGATGTTTATTATTGCCTTCCAAATGAGTATCCCAATTGTTGGCAGTCTGTTTCTTGTGGATGTTGCAATTGGTATTGTTGCCAGAACTGTTCCTCAGCTGAACGTTTTCGTTGTTGGCCCGCCGATCAAGATACTAGTTGCTTTTGTTTTACTTTTCATATCGATAGGCGTTTATATGACCGTTGTAAGACAGCTGTTTGACTATATGTTAGTCACAATGCGTGATTTGATGGTCTTGTTTGGAGGGGCATAAATGAAATACCGTTTAGACTTGCAGTTTTTCGCTGGTGAGAAAACGGAAAAAGCAACATCGAAGAAACGGCAGGATACTAGGAAAAAAGGGCAGGTAGCGAAGAGTCAAGATATCAACACAGCTTTTCTGCTGTTGTTATCGTTAGGTTTACTGGCTTTAATGGGTGGATATTTTAAGAATCAGTTTCTTTATCTCTTTACCCATGTGTTTGATGAATATCTCACAAAAGATATTACGGCGAATACAGTGCAGACCTTACTGGTAGAGATGAGCATCTCTCTTGCTAAGATTGTAGGACCAGTTATGGGCATTGCCATTATTGCCGGAGTTGTTTCCAACTTTGCGCAGTTTGGCTTGCTTTTCAGCCCAGAGGCTATAAAGTTTGACTTAAAAAAGATGGATCCGATTCAAGGTGCAAAGCGTATTTTTTCGGCTCGTGCCTTGGTTGAGCTAGTAAAATCATTGCTTAAAATCAGCATGGTGGGAGCAGTTACCTTCTTTATTCTGTGGCAGAACATGGACACAGTAATGACAATGTTTACGAAAACCGCAGAGAATGCATTGCAGTTCTTCGGCAGAATTACGTTGTATATGGGGTTTGCTGCTACAGTTGTGCTGCTGTTCATAGCTGTGATTGATTATGTTTATCAGCGTTTTGACTTTGAAAAGAATATTAAGATGTCCAAGCAAGACATTAAGGATGAACACAAGAACATGGAAGGTAATCCGCTTATTCGTTCCAAGATAAAAGAAAAACAGCGGCAGATGTCCATGATGCGCATGATGAGTGAAGTTCCAAAAGCAGATGTTATTATTACCAACCCAACACATTTTGCTATTGCTATTCGGTATGATGAATCAAAATCAGATACACCGATTGTTATAGCAAAAGGAATGGATCATGTCGCACTCAAAATTAGGGAAATCGCAAAAGCAAATAACGTTACGATGGTAGAAAACAAGCCGCTTGCTCGCGGATTATACAGTAAAGTAGAGCTTAATCAGCCGATACAAGAAGAGTTCTTCCAAGCGGTAGCGGAGGTGCTTGCCTTTGTTTACCGTACGGAGCGTAAAATGTAAGAGAAGAGGAATAACTATATGAAAATCAAGGATATGTCAGTACTTATAGCGGTAATATTAGTGATCGTGATGCTGATCATTCCAATGCCAGGCTGGATGCTCAGTGTTTTAATTTTAATCAATATTACGCTAGCTTTAATCGTTATCTTGGTGTCAATGAACACCGAGGAACCGCTTCAATTTTCAGTCTTTCCTTCTCTCATACTCTTACTTACGCTGTTTAGGCTGGCGTTGAATATCTCAACGACTAGATCAATTCTTTCAGAAGCGGAAGCTGGCGGAGTAGTAGAGACGTTCGGCAGTTTTGTAACTGGAGGGAATACGCTTGTTGGTTTTGTTGTTTTCGTCATTTTAGTTATCATTCAGTTCCTTGTCATTACGAAAGGATCAGAACGTGTTTCAGAAGTGGCAGCCCGGTTTACATTAGATGCAATGCCAGGGAAGCAGATGAGTATTGATGCCGATTTGAATGCCGGTATGATTTCGGATATTCAAGCGAAGGAACGCCGCCAGAAAGTCGAGCATGAAGCCGATTTTTATGGTGCGATGGATGGTGCCAGTAAATTCGTTAAAGGAGACGCCATTGCCGGCATTATAATCCTTTTAATTAATATCATTTTTGGACTTATCATTGGTATGGTTCAGCTGGGTATGGGCTTCCAAGAAGCATTTGATACATACATGCGCCTTACTGTCGGGATGGATTGGTTTCTCAAATACCAGCAATTCTGATTTCGACAGCTACTGGTATCGTGGTAACTCGTGTGGCGTCAGAAGGAAATCTCGGAAGTGATGTTACAAAGCAGCTTTTCCGTTTTCCAGGGATGCTTTATATTGCTGCCGGTACTATTTTCTTGTTAGGGTTAACACCAATTAACTTCTTCTTAACGACAGCACTTGCCGGTATATTAGCAGGCATTGCATTCTTCTTATCGAGATTACAAAAGCAGCAAGAAACAGCAGAGGTAGAAACAGAGGAAGTGAAAGAAGAAGCTTCCATGAAATCCTCGGATAATGTTGTCAGTCTGCTTAGCATGGATCCAATTGAGTTTGAATTTGGATATGCGTTGATTCCGTTAGCGGATACGAACCAAGGCGGAGATTTGCTTGATCGGATTGTGATGATTCGAAAACAGCTGGCAATTGAACTGGGTATCGTTATACCAGTTGTGCGTATTCGCGACAATATCCAGCTAGGTCCAAACGAATATCGTTTGAAAATTAAAGGCAATGAAGTAGCAGCAGGAGAAGTGCTGCTTGACCATTATTTGGCAATGAGTCCAGGTGTGGAAGATGACGGACTGGAAGGAATCAGTACACTGGAACCAGCATTCGGCTTGCCAGCGAAATGGATTAGCGAAGATGCGAAAGATGAAGCGGAGTTGTCTGGTTATACAGTAGTTGATCCTCCGTCTGTTGTTTCTACTCATTTGACTGAAACGATAAAGAGACAAGCACACGAGTTGCTTGGAAGGCAGGAAACAAAGCAGCTGATTGATCATTTGAAAGAATCGTATCCAATTCTAGTAGAAGAAGTAACACCAGATCCGCTTTCTGTCGGTGATGTGCAGAAAGTACTGGCAAAACTGCTACGAGAACATGTTTCTGTACGAAACTTGCCTGTAATCTTTGAAACGTTAGCTGATTTTGGAAGAATGACGACCGATACAGATTTGTTAGCAGAGTATGCACGTCAAGCGTTGGCTCCGCAAATCACGAAACAATATGTGCAGGGCAGCCAACCGTTACAAGTAATTACAGTTTCTGGGACAGTTGAGAAGTTAATTGCCGATCATATTCAGCAGACAGAGCATGGAAACTATTTATCACTCGATCCAGATGCACAGCAGCAAATCGTCCAATCTGTTATGCAGCAAGCAGAGCGGTTGTCTTTACAGGAGGAAACGGTCGTTGTGCTCTGTTCACCAACAATTCGTATGTATATCAGACAGCTGCTTGACCGCAGTCTGCCGCATGCAGTCGTACTTTCGTATAATGAATTGGACAATACAACAGAGATTAAGAGTGTTGGGATGGTGAATGTCGCATGAAAATGAAAAAATACACAGCGGCATCTATGCCTGAAGCGATGATACAAGTAAGACGGGAGCTTGGAAAAGACGCAGTTATCTTGCGTACAAAAGAGTTCACAAGCGGTGGATTTCTTGGGTTATTTAAGAAGAAGCAGATTGAAGTTATTGCAGCATTAGACCCTGACGTAAGCAAAAGCGAACCTGTCAAAGAGAGCGGCGCAGCTATGTTAGCGGCACCTGCTAATAAAGTAAGCAACAAAACAGAGAGTGAAAGGCAATCAGATATGTCTTCTGAATTGACTGCCTTCAAGCAGGAATTACGAGCAGCAATCTCCGGCCAAACAAGACACTATGCCATGCCGCTGCAGCGTTTATATGAAAGACTGCTGCATAATGAGGTACTTCCTCAAATCGCTTCAGGTCTGATGGAAAGATTAATTGAACAGGGACATGCTGAAGATGCAGAAAGCAAGCTGCTAGCGCTGCTTACAGAACGTTTCAGTAAAGTACAGCAACCGACAAGCTTTCAAAAGAAATATATTCATCTAGTCGGTCCGACAGGTGTGGGCAAGACAACAACGATAGCCAAGTTGGCAGCCAAAAGCGCGTTAGTTGATAACAAGAAGGTAGCTTTTATCACGACGGATACATACCGTATTGCTGCCATTGATCAGCTGCGAACATATGCAAAAATATTGGATGTGCCAATGGAAGTTGCTTATTCACTGGAAGATTATGAAGCAGCAAGAAAGAAGTTTGCTGATTATGATCAAGTGTTTGTAGATACTGCCGGCAGAAACTTTAAAGATGCTGCGTTTGTAAAAGAGCTGGAGCGTACTCTCGATTTGCAGCAAGATGCAGAAACATATTTAACATTGGCTATTACGACGAGAGCAAGTGATCTGGCAGCTATTTATCATCAGTTTGCTCATCTGCCGATCAAGCAGTTTATATTTACAAAAATAGATGAAGCGAGTCGCTATGGCGGAATACTGAATCTCATGCAGCAAGCAAATATTGGTGTTGCTTATCTTACACACGGACAGGATGTACCGGATGACATTTTAACGCCGACTGCAGATTTTTTGGCAAAACGTGTAATGGAGGAAACGGCTCGTGCGTGATCAAGCTGCAAAATTACGGGCAAGTGTGCAAGGTGCCAGAACAGGTCGTACAGTAGCAATTGCTAGTGGAAAAGGAGGCGTTGGGAAGTCCAATTTTGCTTTAAACTTCTCTTTGGCTCTATGTAATCTCGGTAAAACTGTTCTTCTGATTGATTTGGACCTGGGCATGGGGAATATTGAGATTCTGTTAGGGAAATCAGCTGACTATTCCTTTATTGATATGATTCAAAAACGACTAGACTTTGAGGAAATTGTGGCATCTGGGCCAAAAGGTCTGAATTTCATCGCGGCCGGAACAGGCATGAACAATTTGTTCCAGATGGATGACGCGGGATTTATCCATTTCCAAACGGAATTTGAAAGGGCACAGCTTCAGTATGATTATGTCTTCCTGGACATGGGAGCTGGTTTAACAGAAGAAAGCGCAGCCTTCATTTTGGCAGCAGATGAAAGTATCGTTGTTACAACAACAGAGCCGACGAGCATGATGGATGCATATGCTTTGATTAAGCATATGAAACAGCGTCATGCCAACTTGCCGATGCATCTGCTTGTAAACCGAGCGGCAGATCGGCGAGAAGGTCAGGATACAGCAGCCAGAATGCAAGAAGTAGTACAAACTTTTTTGCAAGCAGAAATCAATCTATTGGGCGTATTGCCCGAAGATAAGCAAGTCACAAGATCAGTGAAGCTTCAACAGCCATTTTTTGATCTAAAAGATTCAAAGGCTGCATCAGCTATTCGTCAGCTTGCAGCCAGCTATCAACAGCCAGTTACAGATGCAGCAGCGAAAGAATCAACATCATTCATTGGCAGATTGAAAGATATCTGGCTGAAAGGAGGAACACGCAATGGGAAAAATCCGCGTTTTAGTCGTTGATGACTCAGCTTTTATGCGGAAGATAATCTCAGATCTGCTGAATAGCGATGATCGCTTGGAAGTAATCGGAACAGCAAGGAACGGCCAGGATGGACTCAAACATATACAGCAGCTGAAACCAGATGTTGTAACGATGGACGTTGAGATGCCTATCATGAGTGGTCTGGACGCATTGAGAGAAATTATGAAACAGCATCCTCTACCCGTCGTCATGCTTTCCAGTCTCACAAAACAAGGTGCAGATATGACTATTCAAGCGATGTCGCTTGGCGCAGTTGATTTCATCGCCAAGCCATCGGGATCCATTTCATTGGATCTTGACAAGGTCCGAGATGAACTTGTCGTTAAAGTGGCGGCAGCAGCTTCGTCCCGTCTTTCTGTTAAAACACAAGTGAAGGCGCCGGAAGTGAAAGTCATCAGCAGGACTCCAATAAAGAAGCGTTCTGCTCATAGTCTTGTTGCAATCGGGACTTCCACAGGAGGTCCGAGAGCTCTGCAGGAAGTAATCGGCAAGCTTCCCGCCGCTCTTTCTGCTCCGGTTGTTGTTGTCCAGCATATGCCAGTAGGGTTTACCAAGTCTCTGGCAGAAAGACTGGACAGCTTGAGTGCTGTTAAAGTGAAAGAAGCCGAGCAGCATGAAATATTGCGAAATGGCACAGTATATATCGCTCCTGGCGGGTATCATCTGACAATTGTGCAGTCAGAAGACAGATTAGTTGCTAAATTGACGACTGAGGCACCTGTAAGAGGACACCGCCCATCCGTGGATCGACTGTATGAGTCAATTAGTAATCTGAAGAATGTAGATGTATGTACAGTCATTATGACTGGCATGGGAGCTGATGGGACAGAAGGGTTGCGCAAGATTAGTAATCAGTTGTCTTCTGTCTACAGTATTGGAGAATCTGCGTCAACTTGTGTCGTCTACGGTATGCCTCGGGCAGCTGCTGAAGCTGGTTTGCTTCATCATGTTAGCCCTGTGCATTCGATTGCACAAGCCATTCACCAGCGAATCAATCTTTTGGAGGGGGTCAATTAATGGAAACAGATCAGTATTTAGATGTATTCATTGAAGAAAGCAAAGAACATCTGCAGGCGTTAAACCAGCATTTGCTCGAACTAGAAAAGCAGCCGGAAGATCTCAGCTTAGTAAATGAAATTTTCCGTTCCGCTCATACGCTGAAAGGTATGTCGGCTACGATGGGGTATCAGGATTTAGCTAATCTAACGCATCAGATGGAGAATGTCCTGGACGGAATTCGTAATCACCAAATCAAGATCAATCCAGACATCCTTGATGTAGTCTTTGCAGCTGTAGACAGCTTGGAAGAAATGGTACTGGATATTGAGTCCGGCGGAACAGGGAAGAAAGAAGTCAGCGAACTTGTGCGTCAGCTAGAGACAATCGAATCAGGCGAAGCTGTTTTGCAAACAGCAGCAGCTGTAGCTGAATCAGAAACAATTCATGACACATCCAGCTTCACATTGGACGAATTTGAACTAGCAGTTCTCCGGGAAAGTGAAGAAAAAGGATACCAAAACTTCTACGCAAAAGTCACATTGCGTGAAGATTGTATGTTAAAAGCTGCAAGGGTTTATATGGTCTTTGAAGCATTAGAATCTTTAGGTGAAGTAGTAAAATCTAATCCGGATGTTTCTCAGTTAGAAGATGAAGCATTTGATCTGAGTTTTGAAATGTTGTTCGTAACACAACAGTCGATGGATCTAATAAAAGAGAAAATTCTTCAAGTTTCAGAAATAGATACAGTCTTCATCCAAGACTTTTTCGTTGATACATATAAGCAGGTGCAAGATACAACTGCAGAAACGAAAGAAACGCAGGCTCCTGTATTGGAAGAAAAACAGCAGGAAGCTGCGGCAGAGAAAAAGGCGCAGAACGGCAACAAGACAATACGTGTGAATATCGAGCGATTGGACATTCTTATGAACTTGTTTGAAGAGCTGGTAATTGACCGCGGCAGACTGGAACAGATTGCCGAAGAAGTGAAGCATCCAGAACTGAATGAAACAGTGGAGCGTATGGCAAGAATTTCTGGTGACCTGCAGAGTATCGTACTGACAATGCGGATGGTGTCGATTGACCAAGTGTTCAATCGTTTCCCGCGTATGGTTCGGCAGCTTGCCAAGGATCTTAACAAAAAAATCGATCTTCAAATTGAAGGAGCGGAAACAGAGCTTGACCGTACTGTAATCGATGAAATCGGTGATCCGCTTGTACACTTAATCCGCAACAGTTTAGATCACGGAGTGGAAACTCCGGAAGTTAGACGCGAGCTTGGAAAACCGGAAACAGGAACCATTAAACTGAAAGCTTATCATTCTGGTAATCATGTCTTTATTAATATTAGTGATGATGGCGCTGGAATCAATCGCAAGAAAGTAACCGAGAAAGCGATTAATAATGGGTTAATCACAAAAGAACAAGCCTCAATAATGACAGATAATCAAGTGTTCGGTCTCATCATGGAAAGCGGTTTTTCCACTGCAGATACTATTTCGGATATCTCTGGAAGAGGCGTAGGGCTGGATGTAGTTCGGAACACGATAGAATCGCTTGGCGGAGCAATTTCCATTGACTCTGTAGAAGGACAAGGGTCTACATTCAGTATTGAGTTGCCGCTGACATTATCTATCATTAGCGTCTTGCTTGTAGAGATACAACAAGAAAAATATGCAGTTCCGCTCTCGTCTATCATTGAGACGGCAATCATCTCAAAATCGGATGTTATGCATGTCCATAATCAAGCAGTAATAGATTTCCGCGGCAGAGTCGTACCACTCGTTTCCTTGAAAGATGTATTCCAGGTACCTGAAGTAAATGAAGAAACGGATCATTATTCTGTAGTTATCATTAAAAAAGGTGATAAATCTGCCGGCTTAATCGTCGATGGTTTTATCGGTCAGCAGGAAATTGTACTCAAATCACTAGGCAACTATCTGACTGACATTTTTGCAATCTCCGGAGCTACCATTCTTGGAGATGGACAAGTAGCACTTATTATCGACAGCAATGCGCTAATTAAATAAGGAGGGTTTATTATGGCAGAAGAAATCGTACAAGATGTGAAAGTAATTGTTTTTCAATTAAAGAATGAAGAATATGCGGTACCAGTAACACAAGTAGGTTCCATTGAGAAGATGGAACATATCACGAGAGTTCCAAATACGGAAAACTTCATTAAAGGCGTTATTAATATGCGTGGTATTGTGACACCGATTGTCGACTTGCGCAGCCGCCTTGGATTAGAGGAAACACCTGCTGATGAAAATACAAGAATTATTATTGTGGATCTTGCGGAAACATCCATCGGTTTAATTGTTGATGCTGCGAATGATGTCGTAGATATACCTGTCGACAAAATTGAAGAAGCACCGCAAGTGATTGGTGCCATTGACATCGATTATATTGACGGTGTTGTGAAACTGGAAGATAGACTAATCATTTTGCTTGATTTGCGAAAAGTACTTAAATTCCATGAAATTGAGCAAATCAAGTCTATTGAAAACTAATGTATGATTTAAGGCATATAACAGAGGATCAACTGGATGCATTGAAAGAAGCAGGAAATATAGGAGCAGGTAACGCCTCAACAGCTCTATCAACTTTGCTTCGCCGAGATATCGATATGCAGGTTCCTGCGGTGCGAATATGTCACTTTAATGAATTGATTGATTCGACAGGCGGCGCGGAGCAGCCAGTAGCAGCCATTTATCTCAGAATTCAGGGTGATGCGCCTGGGAACATGTTTTTTCTGCTAGAACCAGGAGATGCAGAAATGTTTGTTCATTATATTACGGGCAGTGAGTCTTTCGCTTGGTCGAACACGTCCTATGATGATATCAACTTGTCTGCTTTGCATGAGATGGGTAATATTTTGGCCGGAAGTTATTTGTCTGCTATCAGTGATTTCGCTGATGTAAACATGCAGCCATCCGTTCCGCAAATAAGTGTGGATATGGGCGGTGCCATTTTAGCAAATGGACTAATTGAGATTGCCCAGGAGAGTGACTATACGGTTGTCATTGATACAGTCATATCCTTACTTAATCCAAATCAGGAACAACAAATGATTGAAGGAAAATTTCTTCTGCTATTGGATCCAGATGCGTTCGGTCAATTATTTCGATCTTTAGGTGTCGACGAGCATGACTGATACAGAGGTGTTGCATGTCGGCATCGCTGATGCAAAAATTGCTGCTTCTCCACAGCATTTGCGCACAGCGGGTCTTGGTTCTTGTGTCGGTGTTGTTGTCTACGACAGACAAACCAAGTTAGCAGGTATGGCGCATGTGATGCTGCCTGACTCGAGTCTGGCCATGCAGACTCAGATGAACCGTAATAAATACGCAGATACCGCGATGGATGATTTAATTGCGAATCTTCTGCGATTAGGTGCGAGCAAAGTGCGCTTTAAGGCGAAGATGGCTGGGGGAGCCCAGATGTTTTCTTTCATGTCAAGTGATGAAAAAATGCGGATTGGTCCCCGAAACATTGAAGCAGTGGAACGGAAGCTTTTAGAATATCGGATTCCAATTGAAAGCAAGGATGTCGGCGGGAGTAATGGACGTACGATTGAGTTTGATACAGATACGTGTGCTTTGAAGGTCAAAACAGTAAATAAAGAGGAAGCGATCATATAATGGAGCAGCTTTATGCCTATGACGAAACAGCAAACGAAGGAGGGAGTTTCATGGTCAATAATGGATCAGAAACAGAACAGCAATATTGGGACAGCTGGCTCATAAAGAAAGATAACGAAGCTGCCAATGAATTGATGCGGATGTATATGCATGTAGTAGATTATCACACCCAGCGCATCGCTGCTCATCTTCCCTCCAGTGTGAGCAGAGATGATGTCAGAAGCTTTGGTTACACAGGATTGTATGATGCCTTGCAAAAATTCGAACCAAGCCGGGATTTCAAATTTGAAACTTATGCTTCTTTTCGTGTAAGAGGCGCCATTATGGATGGCTTACGCAAAGAAGACTGGCTTCCTCGTACTGTACGAGACAAAGTGAAAAAAATTGAAGCAGCTGCTGCCAGCTTGGAACAATCACTCGAACGTCAGCCGACTAGCTCCGAAATTGCTAAGAAGACTGGTTTGAGTAAAGAAGAAGTGGAAGAAGCGGTACGTGATTCACTGTTTTCCAATGTGCTTTCTATGGATGACAAGCCTGCTCAGCCTAAACAGGAAAAACAGGATTCCGGTTATGTTCTACCTGATTTAAAGACACCTCAGCCAGAGGATGCTATTATGCAAAAAGAACTGCTGCTTCAGCTCACAGATTGTATAAAATTGCTCAATCAGCACGAACAGCTCGTCATCAGTCTTTTCTATAAAGAAGAATTGACGTTTACGGAGATTGGTCACATACTGGAATTAACCACTTCCCGGATTTCTCAGATTCACAAACGTGCGATCTTTAAATTAAGGGAATCTTTGGCAAAGCTTTCAGCTATCAGCTGAAAGCTATTTCCATTTTATATAGAAAGAAGGTTCTCCATGCTTACACTGCTAGTAGCCGCAAGTCTTATGCTGCATCTTCTTACTTTTATTGCGATACGAATACTTCAATCGAACGTGCAGCGGCAAGAAAGCAGACATAAAGAAGAAAAGCAGGCTTATGAGTCAATCCTCAACTCCATCCTAGATGAACTAAAAGAAGAAAATGAACGACTGCTTCAAGCTGAACAAGCAAATGCGAAAGTTTCGCCAGTAAATAATAGGAAACAGGAAACTACTGCTGTTCCTGCAGCTTATCTTGAAAAAGAAACAGAAGAAGCTCCTTATTCTGCAGATTATGCGCCTCCCCAGCCTGAAGAGGAAGAAGACCTAGTATCGATGTCTAATCTTGGCCGTGTTCTGCAGCTTCATGAGCAGCATTACGCTCCTGCAGAGATTGCCAAAAAGCTTGGAATGGGGAAAACGGAAGTAGAATTAATCCTATTAATGAGGAAAAATAGCAAAACAGATAAAAAAAGCTGAGAAAGTATAAAAACATGTCTAAGAAGCTTGATTGAAGGCAATAGCTGTGCTATATTTATTTTTGGTGTTAATACACACGTCTGCCGATTTTTACGGGAGGTGCTGATATTCATTCAGTTCCCGATAAAAGATGAAGCAGTCGGAGGAGAAAAAACCATTAGGAGGAAACACTATGTCAGTCATTTCAATGAAACAATTGCTTGAAGCTGGTGTTCATTTCGGTCACCAGACTCGCCGTTGGAACCCGAAAATGAAGAAATACATCTTCACGGAGCGTAACGGTATCTACATCATCGACCTTCAGAAAACAGTTAAGAAGGTTGACGAAGCGTACAATTACGTAAAGGAACTTGCTGCAGATGGCGGTACTATCCTATTCGTAGGTACGAAGAAACAAGCACAGGAATCTGTTAAAGAAGAAGCCATCCGTTCTGGTCAGTACTTCGTTAACCAACGTTGGTTGGGCGGTACGCTTACAAACTTCCAAACAATCCGCAAACGTATCAATCGCTTGAAATCTATCGAGCGCATGGAAGAAGACGGTACTTTCGAAGTACTTCCTAAGAAAGAAGTAGTAGGTCTTCTTAAAGAAAAAGATCGTCTTGTTAAATTCCTTGGCGGTATCAAAGACATGGAAAGAATTCCAGACGCTCTATTCGTTATCGACCCGCGTAAAGAAAGAATTGCAATTGCAGAAGCTCACAAATTGAACATCCCGATCATCGGTA from Terribacillus sp. DMT04 encodes the following:
- the flhF gene encoding flagellar biosynthesis protein FlhF; amino-acid sequence: MKMKKYTAASMPEAMIQVRRELGKDAVILRTKEFTSGGFLGLFKKKQIEVIAALDPDVSKSEPVKESGAAMLAAPANKVSNKTESERQSDMSSELTAFKQELRAAISGQTRHYAMPLQRLYERLLHNEVLPQIASGLMERLIEQGHAEDAESKLLALLTERFSKVQQPTSFQKKYIHLVGPTGVGKTTTIAKLAAKSALVDNKKVAFITTDTYRIAAIDQLRTYAKILDVPMEVAYSLEDYEAARKKFADYDQVFVDTAGRNFKDAAFVKELERTLDLQQDAETYLTLAITTRASDLAAIYHQFAHLPIKQFIFTKIDEASRYGGILNLMQQANIGVAYLTHGQDVPDDILTPTADFLAKRVMEETARA
- a CDS encoding chemotaxis protein CheD codes for the protein MTDTEVLHVGIADAKIAASPQHLRTAGLGSCVGVVVYDRQTKLAGMAHVMLPDSSLAMQTQMNRNKYADTAMDDLIANLLRLGASKVRFKAKMAGGAQMFSFMSSDEKMRIGPRNIEAVERKLLEYRIPIESKDVGGSNGRTIEFDTDTCALKVKTVNKEEAII
- a CDS encoding chemotaxis response regulator protein-glutamate methylesterase, which codes for MGKIRVLVVDDSAFMRKIISDLLNSDDRLEVIGTARNGQDGLKHIQQLKPDVVTMDVEMPIMSGLDALREIMKQHPLPVVMLSSLTKQGADMTIQAMSLGAVDFIAKPSGSISLDLDKVRDELVVKVAAAASSRLSVKTQVKAPEVKVISRTPIKKRSAHSLVAIGTSTGGPRALQEVIGKLPAALSAPVVVVQHMPVGFTKSLAERLDSLSAVKVKEAEQHEILRNGTVYIAPGGYHLTIVQSEDRLVAKLTTEAPVRGHRPSVDRLYESISNLKNVDVCTVIMTGMGADGTEGLRKISNQLSSVYSIGESASTCVVYGMPRAAAEAGLLHHVSPVHSIAQAIHQRINLLEGVN
- a CDS encoding MinD/ParA family protein; amino-acid sequence: MRDQAAKLRASVQGARTGRTVAIASGKGGVGKSNFALNFSLALCNLGKTVLLIDLDLGMGNIEILLGKSADYSFIDMIQKRLDFEEIVASGPKGLNFIAAGTGMNNLFQMDDAGFIHFQTEFERAQLQYDYVFLDMGAGLTEESAAFILAADESIVVTTTEPTSMMDAYALIKHMKQRHANLPMHLLVNRAADRREGQDTAARMQEVVQTFLQAEINLLGVLPEDKQVTRSVKLQQPFFDLKDSKAASAIRQLAASYQQPVTDAAAKESTSFIGRLKDIWLKGGTRNGKNPRFSR
- a CDS encoding chemotaxis protein CheA — protein: METDQYLDVFIEESKEHLQALNQHLLELEKQPEDLSLVNEIFRSAHTLKGMSATMGYQDLANLTHQMENVLDGIRNHQIKINPDILDVVFAAVDSLEEMVLDIESGGTGKKEVSELVRQLETIESGEAVLQTAAAVAESETIHDTSSFTLDEFELAVLRESEEKGYQNFYAKVTLREDCMLKAARVYMVFEALESLGEVVKSNPDVSQLEDEAFDLSFEMLFVTQQSMDLIKEKILQVSEIDTVFIQDFFVDTYKQVQDTTAETKETQAPVLEEKQQEAAAEKKAQNGNKTIRVNIERLDILMNLFEELVIDRGRLEQIAEEVKHPELNETVERMARISGDLQSIVLTMRMVSIDQVFNRFPRMVRQLAKDLNKKIDLQIEGAETELDRTVIDEIGDPLVHLIRNSLDHGVETPEVRRELGKPETGTIKLKAYHSGNHVFINISDDGAGINRKKVTEKAINNGLITKEQASIMTDNQVFGLIMESGFSTADTISDISGRGVGLDVVRNTIESLGGAISIDSVEGQGSTFSIELPLTLSIISVLLVEIQQEKYAVPLSSIIETAIISKSDVMHVHNQAVIDFRGRVVPLVSLKDVFQVPEVNEETDHYSVVIIKKGDKSAGLIVDGFIGQQEIVLKSLGNYLTDIFAISGATILGDGQVALIIDSNALIK
- a CDS encoding chemotaxis protein CheC; translation: MYDLRHITEDQLDALKEAGNIGAGNASTALSTLLRRDIDMQVPAVRICHFNELIDSTGGAEQPVAAIYLRIQGDAPGNMFFLLEPGDAEMFVHYITGSESFAWSNTSYDDINLSALHEMGNILAGSYLSAISDFADVNMQPSVPQISVDMGGAILANGLIEIAQESDYTVVIDTVISLLNPNQEQQMIEGKFLLLLDPDAFGQLFRSLGVDEHD
- the flhB gene encoding flagellar biosynthesis protein FlhB, with amino-acid sequence MKYRLDLQFFAGEKTEKATSKKRQDTRKKGQVAKSQDINTAFLLLLSLGLLALMGGYFKNQFLYLFTHVFDEYLTKDITANTVQTLLVEMSISLAKIVGPVMGIAIIAGVVSNFAQFGLLFSPEAIKFDLKKMDPIQGAKRIFSARALVELVKSLLKISMVGAVTFFILWQNMDTVMTMFTKTAENALQFFGRITLYMGFAATVVLLFIAVIDYVYQRFDFEKNIKMSKQDIKDEHKNMEGNPLIRSKIKEKQRQMSMMRMMSEVPKADVIITNPTHFAIAIRYDESKSDTPIVIAKGMDHVALKIREIAKANNVTMVENKPLARGLYSKVELNQPIQEEFFQAVAEVLAFVYRTERKM
- a CDS encoding chemotaxis protein CheW; this translates as MAEEIVQDVKVIVFQLKNEEYAVPVTQVGSIEKMEHITRVPNTENFIKGVINMRGIVTPIVDLRSRLGLEETPADENTRIIIVDLAETSIGLIVDAANDVVDIPVDKIEEAPQVIGAIDIDYIDGVVKLEDRLIILLDLRKVLKFHEIEQIKSIEN
- the fliR gene encoding flagellar biosynthetic protein FliR, whose product is MLSQIDYTVVPAFALVLVRLIAFFVTVPLFSYKNVPTTFKIGFSFFLAMIIFFTIDRPTIPVDSTYFLLLFKEALVGLSIGLLAFIVMQAINVAGGLIDFQMGFAIANVIDPVTRAQSPLTGQFLYTIATLFLLSINGHLLLIDGIFYSYQLIPLNEMVPFGSQDIVDLVLHTFGQMFIIAFQMSIPIVGSLFLVDVAIGIVARTVPQLNVFVVGPPIKILVAFVLLFISIGVYMTVVRQLFDYMLVTMRDLMVLFGGA